A stretch of Myroides oncorhynchi DNA encodes these proteins:
- the sprA gene encoding cell surface protein SprA, producing MKEHFPISKSLFFWLIILLFGVQISHAQNIGIQEADSLQTKFDIGKIVIPDPDIIKEAYSYNPYKDSYYLTKTFDGFNVNYPLILTRKEFEDLIMRAELRKYFLQRFNVMHGREENEEVTRDMLPRYYVNSKLFSTIFGSNTIDVKPTGSVEFDMGVRYSKQDNPVVSTRNRKNMAFDFNQRISMGLQGMVGTRLAVNINYDTQATFDFQNMMKLSFAPDEDDIVRKVEVGNVSMPISGSLVRGAQSLFGVKTELQFGRTTITGVFSEQKSQTTSIRADGGGTLEEFELFALDYDEDRHFFLSQYFRNNYDEALEKYPFIKSRVRITRVEVWITNRYGRINQTANNARNIIALQDLGEGKNKNGRPDAEVVSRGELNFFTFNGFANAYPDNANNMFDPGQIGNNFLTPAIRLNTSGSSGFTVGAQEGKDFVRLEGARKLNANEFTFHPQLGYISLNQRLSNDEVLAVAFQYSIGDKIYQVGEFGTDGGMTVLPPGDEINNPDVPRSQSLILKMLKSNLTLVGEPVWKLMMKNIYQIPNAMYISQDKFRFNILYTDPSPLNYISSVDGKPLAADVERTPLLKVFHLDRLNYTNDPQQGGDGFFDFLPNGGRQNTYNPNNAGNMNNGYGNNGNNGGYGNNNGGYGNNNGGYGNNNGGYGNNNGGYGNNNQYNSNTFEGITIDPVYGRIIFTTVEPFGEHLFNKLAENKVSEGYNETSTYNKNQAKYVFRSMYRTTKTEALRNQNEKNKFQLKGKFSSSMGEGIPIGSFNVAPGSVVVKAAGRVLVEGVDYTVDYSRGRVMILDPGLQASNTPIEVSVENNTMFGQQTKRFFGMHVEHKFSKDFIVGGTFLHMSERPFTHKSSYGQEAVNNTIWGLNAQYSTEVPFLTRLVNKLPNIDTDVESRVSVRGEFAYLQPGNSKLDQMNGEATSYIDDFEGMQSVIDVKAPLSWKLSSVPIGFHGLNELEKTKNDIVVEPTYSLEDGYRRSKMSWYTIDPTFYVGTKPAGVTEFDLSSNRTRRIYSDELFPNTDIAYGESRVINTLDLTFYPEERGPYNFNENYLTNPRSLTPRKNWGGIMRGLTTTNFEQANIEFVEFWVMDPYYGNEGDKLSSQNIGELRLNLGFISEDILRDGHKQYENGLPDTGANSTTTITTIWGKVPSAPSLVYAFDTNAENRRLQDVGLDGLSDDEERIFFKKFAGFSDPAADNFIHYLDAQGGILERYRDYNGMENNSPAGGGRAGNNQPDAEDIDGDNTMNTINAYYEYKINIKPETAVGDEYVTDVRQTEIQSPDGSRRKVKWIQYKIPIDAKGKKIGPIEDTRSMRFMRMYLTGFEKEVTMRFATLNLVRSDWKRFSRNLIEDNSAKVDEKFPNTEVDVTSVNLTDNFNRKPIPYVTPPGVRREQVYMNNTLINQNEQSLSLRVYPKDQSTYPDGLVPLDARAVYKNFNVDMRQYKKLRMFIHGESLEGATRRLQDYEMAAFIRIGSDVVENFYEIEVPLKITNGGETNPDNIWPTENELNVPFELLAKLKVLKMGEVSKPGFDTSKIFYVDEVSLDPSAGDKPNKVKLGIKGNPNFGKVRMMMIGIRNITPGTEALSGEFWFDELRMSDMDNKGGWAGMMTVDANLADFANISLTGMKSTIGFGGLEQGPQQRSREDRQSYSLMTNVNLGQLLPKKWGITVPFNYAVSEEFITPEYDPMNPDLKLSYIKSGAKTSAEAEEAEKRALDYTKRKSINFIGVNKQRGPEQKSRIYDIENVTLSHSYNEVRHHDFEVESMLEQQVRSSLDYTYAFETKTIEPFKNIGFMQGGYWGLLKDFNFNYVPSNISFSSNIMRQYNRQEFRLIDVEGIGLDPLYRRNYFFNYNFGFNFDLTKSIRLSYIGGSNNVVRNYYDSVNGIVDNTNTIWDDYFNIGEPNQFTQQVTLNYELPFSKIPVLSFIRSNYAYTGNFNWQRASDAYSNIEIEGINYNIGNTIQNSRTQRLNTTFGMETLYRYLGLVKSTERRKSNTSKAKKAAIVPGQKVVQAKDNTKKEKIDSEPSAFMTATKDLMIGVLTSVKNIQVNYSENSGTMLPGFLPSVGFFGTAKPDLGFVFGNQADIRYNAARSGYLTEFPEMNQPYTTISNKTLNINASVVLIPDLTIDLYAERMKSDNYSEQFVVEDREYIPQAPYSYGNFSISTIMISTAFSSSDLMSSATFDRMLDNRIIVANRLATERGIDISNPANLDREGFPIGYSKGNQSVLLPSFLAAYSGQDAGKVSTGLFKNMPLPNWNLKYRGLMKLEWFKNNFKNFSLNHGYRASYTLGSFSYNTEYYKAPNEINKFGNFPSKYVVNNATMFEQFNPLIRVDAETKSSIRMSFEMRKDRMLSLSFDNNLLTETNGNDFVVGLGYRVKDVGFNSMYANNGMGGRISSDINIKADFTLTKRETIVRYLDYGNSQSGGGQDMWSLRLTADYMLSRNLTAIFFYDHSFSKAVISTMYPITNIRAGFTMRYNFGN from the coding sequence TTGAAGGAGCATTTTCCTATATCCAAGTCACTTTTTTTTTGGCTAATTATTCTGCTCTTTGGAGTACAAATTTCGCATGCCCAAAATATTGGGATACAAGAAGCAGATTCTCTTCAAACTAAATTTGATATAGGGAAAATAGTTATACCTGATCCAGATATAATAAAAGAAGCATACTCTTATAATCCTTATAAGGATAGTTATTATCTAACTAAGACTTTTGATGGATTTAATGTTAACTATCCACTCATATTAACGCGTAAGGAATTTGAGGATTTGATTATGCGTGCTGAACTACGTAAGTATTTCTTACAAAGATTTAATGTCATGCATGGTCGTGAAGAAAATGAAGAAGTTACACGTGATATGTTGCCTCGTTATTACGTAAACTCTAAGTTATTTAGTACTATTTTTGGATCTAATACGATTGATGTAAAACCTACTGGTTCTGTAGAGTTTGATATGGGAGTTCGGTATAGTAAACAGGATAACCCTGTAGTATCTACACGTAATCGTAAGAACATGGCGTTTGATTTTAATCAACGTATTAGCATGGGACTTCAAGGTATGGTTGGAACGAGACTAGCTGTTAATATTAACTATGATACTCAAGCTACATTTGACTTCCAAAATATGATGAAGTTATCGTTTGCTCCAGATGAGGATGATATCGTGCGCAAAGTAGAGGTGGGTAATGTAAGCATGCCTATTAGTGGTTCTTTAGTTAGAGGAGCCCAGAGTTTGTTCGGAGTGAAGACAGAACTACAATTTGGACGAACTACTATTACGGGTGTTTTTTCAGAACAGAAGTCACAGACTACTTCTATTAGAGCAGATGGAGGAGGTACATTAGAGGAATTCGAATTATTTGCTTTAGATTATGATGAAGATAGACACTTCTTTTTATCTCAATATTTTAGAAATAATTATGATGAAGCTTTAGAGAAATATCCTTTTATTAAAAGTCGCGTTCGTATCACTAGAGTAGAAGTATGGATAACAAATCGCTATGGTAGAATTAATCAAACAGCTAATAATGCTCGTAATATTATAGCACTTCAAGATTTAGGAGAGGGTAAAAATAAAAATGGAAGACCTGATGCAGAGGTTGTATCTCGTGGAGAATTGAATTTCTTTACATTTAACGGTTTTGCTAACGCTTATCCTGATAATGCAAATAATATGTTTGACCCGGGTCAGATAGGTAATAACTTTTTAACTCCTGCTATTAGGCTTAATACTTCGGGGTCTTCTGGTTTCACTGTGGGGGCACAAGAAGGTAAAGACTTTGTACGTTTAGAAGGTGCTCGTAAACTTAATGCTAATGAGTTTACTTTTCATCCGCAATTGGGGTATATATCACTTAATCAGAGATTGTCTAATGATGAAGTGTTAGCAGTAGCTTTTCAATATTCTATAGGGGATAAGATCTATCAAGTAGGAGAATTTGGTACTGATGGAGGTATGACTGTATTGCCTCCTGGAGATGAAATTAATAATCCTGATGTACCACGTAGTCAATCATTAATACTTAAAATGTTAAAGAGTAATCTTACATTAGTGGGAGAACCTGTATGGAAATTAATGATGAAGAACATTTATCAGATTCCAAATGCAATGTATATCTCACAAGATAAGTTTAGATTTAATATTCTATATACAGATCCAAGCCCATTAAATTATATTAGTTCTGTAGATGGTAAACCACTTGCAGCTGATGTGGAACGCACTCCATTATTAAAAGTATTTCATTTAGACCGATTAAATTATACCAATGACCCTCAACAAGGAGGAGATGGGTTCTTTGACTTTTTACCTAATGGTGGTAGGCAGAATACATATAATCCTAACAATGCAGGTAATATGAATAATGGTTACGGCAATAATGGTAATAACGGAGGTTATGGAAACAACAATGGAGGTTACGGAAATAACAATGGAGGTTATGGAAATAACAACGGAGGTTACGGAAATAACAATGGGGGTTATGGTAACAATAATCAATATAATAGTAACACGTTTGAAGGAATAACTATAGATCCAGTTTATGGACGTATTATCTTTACAACAGTAGAACCATTTGGAGAACATTTATTTAATAAGCTTGCTGAGAATAAAGTAAGTGAAGGCTATAACGAGACAAGTACATATAATAAAAATCAAGCTAAGTATGTGTTTAGAAGTATGTACCGTACTACTAAAACTGAAGCACTTAGAAATCAAAACGAAAAGAATAAATTCCAATTAAAAGGGAAGTTCTCAAGCTCTATGGGAGAGGGGATTCCTATCGGTTCATTTAATGTTGCACCAGGGTCTGTTGTGGTAAAGGCAGCTGGACGTGTTTTAGTTGAAGGAGTGGATTATACCGTTGATTATAGTAGAGGACGTGTCATGATTCTAGATCCGGGTTTACAAGCATCAAATACCCCTATAGAAGTATCTGTAGAGAATAATACAATGTTTGGTCAGCAAACGAAGCGTTTTTTTGGTATGCATGTTGAACATAAGTTCAGTAAAGACTTTATAGTAGGAGGAACATTTCTACATATGTCAGAGCGTCCATTCACACATAAATCTAGTTATGGACAAGAAGCAGTAAACAATACGATATGGGGCTTAAATGCGCAGTATTCAACAGAAGTCCCATTCTTAACGAGATTAGTAAATAAACTACCTAATATAGATACAGATGTAGAGTCAAGGGTTTCTGTCCGAGGAGAGTTTGCCTATTTACAGCCTGGTAATTCAAAATTAGATCAGATGAATGGCGAAGCGACTTCATATATAGATGATTTTGAAGGGATGCAATCTGTGATTGATGTTAAAGCTCCGTTGTCTTGGAAGCTGTCTAGTGTACCTATTGGGTTTCATGGATTAAATGAGCTAGAAAAAACTAAGAATGATATAGTAGTAGAACCTACTTATAGTTTAGAAGACGGATATAGACGATCTAAAATGTCATGGTATACTATTGATCCAACATTTTATGTAGGAACTAAGCCTGCTGGCGTAACAGAATTTGATTTGTCTTCTAATAGAACAAGAAGAATATATAGTGATGAGCTGTTTCCTAATACGGATATTGCTTATGGTGAAAGTAGAGTGATTAATACACTTGACTTGACTTTTTATCCAGAAGAAAGGGGACCTTATAATTTTAATGAAAATTATTTGACTAATCCTAGATCTCTTACTCCTCGTAAAAACTGGGGAGGAATAATGAGAGGTTTGACAACAACAAACTTTGAACAAGCGAATATTGAGTTTGTCGAATTTTGGGTAATGGATCCTTATTATGGAAATGAAGGAGATAAACTATCAAGTCAAAATATAGGAGAACTCCGTTTAAACTTAGGGTTCATATCTGAGGATATTTTAAGAGATGGACATAAGCAATATGAAAATGGACTACCCGATACAGGAGCGAATTCTACTACTACAATTACTACAATTTGGGGAAAAGTTCCTTCAGCACCTTCTCTTGTATATGCATTTGATACAAATGCAGAGAATAGAAGACTACAAGATGTGGGATTAGATGGCTTAAGTGATGATGAAGAAAGAATATTCTTTAAGAAATTTGCTGGTTTTAGCGATCCTGCAGCAGATAATTTCATACATTATTTAGATGCACAAGGAGGAATATTAGAGAGATATCGTGACTATAATGGTATGGAAAATAATAGCCCAGCAGGTGGGGGAAGAGCTGGTAATAATCAGCCTGACGCAGAAGATATCGATGGGGATAATACCATGAATACTATTAATGCATATTACGAGTATAAGATAAATATCAAACCAGAAACTGCAGTAGGTGATGAGTATGTTACAGATGTTAGACAAACAGAGATACAATCCCCTGATGGCTCTAGAAGAAAAGTTAAATGGATTCAATATAAGATACCTATTGATGCTAAAGGAAAAAAAATAGGACCTATAGAAGATACTAGATCAATGCGTTTTATGCGTATGTATCTTACAGGATTTGAGAAAGAGGTGACTATGCGTTTTGCAACTTTGAATTTGGTAAGGTCTGATTGGAAGCGATTTAGCAGAAATTTAATAGAAGATAATTCTGCTAAAGTGGATGAGAAGTTTCCGAATACAGAAGTTGATGTAACGTCTGTAAATCTAACAGATAATTTTAATCGTAAACCTATTCCTTATGTGACGCCTCCTGGGGTACGTAGAGAACAAGTGTATATGAACAACACTTTAATTAATCAAAACGAGCAGTCTCTTTCTTTAAGAGTGTACCCAAAAGATCAGAGTACATATCCTGATGGATTAGTTCCTTTGGATGCAAGAGCAGTATATAAAAATTTCAATGTTGATATGCGTCAGTATAAGAAGCTGAGGATGTTCATACATGGAGAATCATTAGAAGGGGCTACTAGAAGATTACAAGACTATGAGATGGCAGCATTTATCCGTATAGGTAGTGATGTTGTCGAAAATTTCTATGAGATAGAGGTACCTTTAAAAATAACGAATGGAGGAGAGACTAATCCTGATAATATTTGGCCAACAGAGAATGAATTAAATGTTCCTTTTGAGCTGTTGGCAAAGTTAAAAGTATTAAAAATGGGGGAAGTGTCTAAACCAGGCTTCGATACTTCTAAAATATTCTACGTTGACGAAGTTTCTTTAGATCCTTCAGCAGGAGATAAGCCTAATAAAGTTAAATTAGGTATAAAGGGAAATCCAAACTTTGGAAAAGTAAGAATGATGATGATTGGTATCAGAAATATAACTCCTGGTACAGAAGCATTATCTGGTGAGTTTTGGTTTGATGAGTTGCGTATGTCTGACATGGATAATAAAGGTGGATGGGCAGGAATGATGACTGTTGATGCTAATCTAGCAGATTTTGCTAATATTTCTTTGACAGGAATGAAATCTACTATTGGTTTTGGTGGATTAGAGCAAGGTCCTCAACAAAGAAGTAGAGAGGATAGACAATCATATAGTTTAATGACTAATGTGAATTTGGGTCAATTATTACCTAAGAAATGGGGTATTACTGTGCCTTTTAATTATGCGGTGAGTGAAGAGTTTATTACACCAGAGTATGATCCTATGAATCCTGATTTAAAGTTGAGTTACATTAAGTCTGGAGCAAAGACATCTGCCGAAGCGGAAGAAGCAGAAAAGCGAGCTCTTGATTATACGAAAAGAAAGAGTATTAATTTTATAGGTGTAAATAAACAGCGTGGACCAGAACAAAAGAGTCGTATTTATGATATCGAAAATGTGACATTATCTCATTCATATAATGAAGTAAGACATCATGATTTTGAGGTTGAATCTATGCTAGAGCAACAGGTACGCTCTTCTTTAGATTATACTTATGCATTCGAGACCAAAACGATAGAGCCATTTAAAAATATTGGTTTTATGCAAGGAGGTTATTGGGGGTTACTTAAAGATTTTAATTTTAATTACGTTCCTAGTAACATCTCTTTTAGTTCTAATATTATGCGTCAGTATAATAGACAAGAATTTAGATTAATTGATGTAGAGGGTATTGGGTTAGATCCTTTGTATAGAAGAAATTATTTCTTTAACTATAACTTCGGTTTTAATTTTGATTTAACTAAATCTATTAGATTGAGCTATATAGGAGGAAGTAATAATGTTGTGCGTAATTATTACGATAGTGTGAATGGCATTGTTGATAATACGAATACTATATGGGATGATTATTTTAATATCGGGGAACCGAATCAGTTTACTCAACAAGTAACATTAAATTATGAATTACCTTTTAGTAAGATACCAGTGTTGTCATTTATTCGTTCTAATTATGCATATACAGGTAACTTTAACTGGCAGCGTGCTTCTGATGCATATTCTAATATAGAAATTGAAGGTATTAATTATAATATTGGTAATACAATTCAAAATTCTAGAACCCAGAGGTTAAATACAACTTTTGGAATGGAAACATTATATAGATATTTAGGATTAGTCAAAAGTACTGAACGAAGAAAATCTAATACTTCTAAAGCTAAAAAGGCAGCTATAGTGCCTGGACAAAAAGTTGTACAAGCTAAGGATAATACTAAAAAAGAGAAGATAGATAGTGAGCCTTCTGCTTTTATGACTGCGACTAAAGATTTGATGATAGGAGTGCTTACATCTGTAAAAAATATTCAAGTAAATTATTCGGAGAATAGTGGTACCATGTTACCTGGTTTCTTACCAAGTGTAGGGTTCTTTGGTACAGCAAAACCAGATTTAGGTTTTGTTTTTGGTAACCAGGCGGATATTAGGTATAATGCTGCTCGTAGTGGTTATTTAACGGAGTTCCCTGAGATGAATCAACCTTATACTACTATTAGTAATAAGACGTTGAATATTAATGCATCTGTAGTATTGATTCCAGACCTAACTATAGACCTTTATGCAGAACGGATGAAGTCTGATAATTATTCCGAACAATTTGTTGTTGAGGATAGAGAGTATATTCCCCAAGCACCTTATAGCTATGGAAACTTTAGTATTTCGACTATCATGATTAGTACTGCATTTTCAAGCAGTGATTTAATGAGTTCAGCTACATTTGATAGAATGTTGGATAATCGTATTATTGTTGCAAATAGGTTGGCTACAGAACGTGGAATTGATATTAGTAATCCAGCTAATTTAGATAGAGAAGGATTCCCTATAGGGTATAGTAAAGGTAATCAGTCTGTGTTACTACCATCTTTCTTAGCAGCATATAGCGGTCAAGATGCTGGAAAGGTCTCTACAGGTTTATTTAAGAATATGCCTTTGCCTAACTGGAATTTGAAATATAGAGGATTAATGAAATTAGAGTGGTTCAAGAATAATTTTAAAAACTTCTCACTTAATCATGGTTACAGAGCGTCTTATACTTTAGGTTCATTTAGTTATAATACAGAATATTATAAAGCGCCAAATGAAATAAATAAATTCGGAAACTTCCCTTCAAAATATGTGGTTAATAATGCTACGATGTTTGAACAGTTTAATCCATTAATCCGAGTAGATGCTGAGACTAAATCATCAATACGCATGTCTTTCGAAATGCGTAAGGACAGGATGTTATCACTGAGTTTTGATAATAATCTATTGACAGAAACAAACGGAAATGACTTCGTAGTAGGACTTGGATATAGAGTAAAAGACGTTGGTTTTAATTCTATGTATGCAAACAATGGAATGGGAGGAAGAATATCAAGTGATATCAATATAAAAGCGGACTTTACACTTACCAAAAGGGAGACTATTGTTCGTTATTTAGATTATGGAAATAGTCAATCTGGAGGAGGACAAGATATGTGGTCTTTGCGATTAACTGCTGATTATATGTTGAGTAGAAATCTAACGGCTATATTCTTCTATGATCATTCATTTTCGAAAGCTGTCATTTCGACTATGTATCCTATTACTAATATTAGAGCAGGATTTACAATGCGATATAATTTTGGAAATTAA
- the gcvH gene encoding glycine cleavage system protein GcvH: MNIPANLKYTKDHEWVAIEGDVATIGITDFAQRELGDIVYVEVETLDQTLDRDEVFGTVEAVKTVSDLFLPLSGEIVEFNEGLETEPELVNTDPYGAGWMIKVKVSNVDEIADLLSDAQYKELIGA; this comes from the coding sequence ATGAATATACCAGCTAATTTAAAGTACACAAAAGACCACGAGTGGGTAGCTATCGAAGGAGATGTTGCTACTATTGGAATTACAGATTTTGCTCAGAGAGAATTAGGAGACATCGTTTATGTAGAAGTTGAAACATTAGATCAAACTTTAGATAGAGACGAAGTTTTCGGTACTGTAGAAGCAGTAAAAACAGTTTCTGACTTATTCTTACCATTGTCAGGAGAAATTGTTGAATTTAATGAAGGTTTAGAAACTGAACCAGAATTAGTGAATACTGATCCTTATGGAGCAGGATGGATGATTAAAGTTAAAGTATCTAATGTAGATGAAATTGCAGATCTACTATCGGATGCACAATATAAAGAATTGATTGGAGCGTAA
- a CDS encoding VanZ family protein, with translation MERKFYFAIGLLWTTVVLAACLLSSDTIAKAPRFDIPYKDKLAHFTFYFVFSVIWFVYYVKSNPKTSRIKLSIRIFTIAVLMGGLVELLQYFFTSSRSAEWADELANSLGSLFGVLLCLTLFRKKK, from the coding sequence TTGGAGCGTAAATTTTATTTTGCTATTGGATTACTTTGGACTACAGTTGTTTTGGCAGCTTGTTTGTTGAGTAGTGATACAATTGCGAAAGCTCCAAGATTTGATATTCCTTATAAGGACAAACTTGCACATTTTACTTTTTATTTTGTATTTTCCGTCATTTGGTTTGTATATTATGTGAAAAGTAACCCAAAAACATCTAGAATTAAGTTAAGTATTCGTATCTTTACTATAGCTGTTTTGATGGGTGGATTGGTTGAACTACTTCAATATTTTTTCACCTCTTCAAGAAGTGCAGAATGGGCTGATGAATTAGCGAACAGTCTAGGTAGTTTATTTGGGGTATTACTATGTTTGACTCTTTTCAGAAAAAAGAAATAA
- the deoC gene encoding deoxyribose-phosphate aldolase produces the protein MRDLREFMDSTYLKLADQAGLTEVENNKVVADLVQEAIDEHFKLAMIRPDQVKMGRKMVDAANSKVAIGTVIDFPEGNRGLEAKLAEAKQAVADGVDEIDYVADYSAFKKGEVEQVKREVEECTRYGLEAGKIVKWIIETAALTDTQIVQITALIKNVVLSKLSEKNYEKVFVKSSTGFYKTEGGKPNGATLEAMVLMLENAGPLSVKASGGVRDKDFAIKLIDLGVKRLGTSSAKTIVDGSGTVDSY, from the coding sequence ATGAGAGACTTAAGGGAATTTATGGATTCTACGTATTTAAAACTAGCTGATCAAGCTGGATTAACAGAAGTAGAAAATAATAAGGTTGTTGCTGATTTAGTTCAAGAAGCAATCGATGAGCATTTTAAGTTAGCAATGATTCGTCCTGATCAAGTTAAGATGGGACGTAAAATGGTAGATGCAGCAAATTCAAAAGTTGCTATTGGTACTGTTATCGATTTTCCAGAAGGAAATCGCGGTTTAGAAGCTAAATTAGCAGAGGCTAAGCAAGCAGTTGCTGATGGTGTTGATGAGATTGATTATGTAGCGGATTATTCAGCTTTCAAAAAAGGAGAAGTTGAACAAGTGAAGAGAGAGGTAGAAGAATGTACAAGATATGGTTTAGAAGCAGGTAAAATTGTTAAGTGGATTATCGAAACTGCTGCTTTAACCGATACTCAAATTGTACAGATTACAGCTTTGATTAAAAATGTTGTACTGTCTAAACTTAGTGAGAAGAACTATGAGAAGGTGTTTGTTAAATCTTCTACAGGGTTCTATAAAACTGAGGGAGGCAAACCTAATGGAGCAACACTAGAAGCTATGGTTCTTATGTTAGAGAATGCAGGACCTTTATCAGTAAAAGCATCTGGTGGTGTTAGAGATAAAGATTTTGCAATTAAGTTAATTGATTTAGGAGTAAAACGTTTGGGTACTTCTTCAGCTAAGACTATTGTTGATGGATCTGGTACTGTAGATAGTTACTAA
- the cyoE gene encoding heme o synthase, giving the protein MKTALNLSSEKNTSTSVLAEFKEMTKMGLALSVVFSTIAGYFLAIPDLASIEITTVIALAIGGYCMVGASNVFNQIIERDLDAKMIRTMNRPIASGRVKPSSAFILASTLTIVGLAILYIVNPKTAMFGAISIFLYTSVYTPLKTVTPLSVFVGAFPGAIPFMLGWVAATNNFGIEAGTLFIIQFFWQFPHFWAIGWFLYDDYERGGFSMLPTGKKDSKTAIQIILYTIWLIIASVFPVFGMTGRLYLTPVSAGLVLLAGVWMLWAGIKLYKKRTDKAARSLMLVSVTYISLIQIIYILDKILR; this is encoded by the coding sequence ATGAAAACAGCTTTGAATTTATCGTCTGAAAAAAATACGTCAACATCTGTGTTGGCGGAGTTTAAGGAAATGACTAAAATGGGGTTGGCACTCAGCGTAGTTTTTTCTACCATAGCTGGTTACTTTTTAGCTATACCTGATTTAGCAAGTATTGAGATTACTACAGTAATAGCGTTAGCTATCGGAGGATACTGTATGGTAGGTGCGTCAAATGTATTTAATCAAATTATAGAGAGAGATTTAGATGCAAAGATGATACGTACTATGAATCGTCCTATTGCATCAGGAAGAGTTAAGCCTAGTTCAGCATTTATCTTAGCCAGTACATTGACTATTGTAGGACTTGCTATTTTGTATATAGTTAATCCTAAAACAGCAATGTTTGGAGCTATATCTATCTTTTTGTATACGAGTGTTTATACACCGTTAAAAACTGTAACTCCATTATCAGTATTCGTAGGAGCTTTCCCTGGAGCGATACCATTTATGTTAGGATGGGTAGCAGCGACGAATAATTTTGGTATTGAGGCAGGTACATTGTTTATTATTCAGTTTTTTTGGCAATTTCCACACTTCTGGGCTATTGGCTGGTTTTTGTATGATGACTATGAGAGAGGTGGATTTTCTATGTTGCCAACAGGAAAGAAAGATTCAAAAACAGCAATACAAATCATCTTATATACTATCTGGTTAATTATAGCTTCTGTATTCCCTGTTTTTGGAATGACAGGTAGGCTTTATCTAACACCAGTATCTGCAGGGTTAGTTCTTTTAGCAGGTGTATGGATGTTATGGGCAGGAATTAAACTGTATAAAAAGAGAACAGATAAGGCAGCACGTTCGCTAATGTTAGTGAGTGTAACGTACATTTCTTTGATACAGATAATCTATATACTTGATAAAATTTTAAGATAA
- a CDS encoding cytochrome c oxidase subunit 3 → MEDYTVQEQYERKGKALKVMMLFGIGSIMMVFAGLTSAYVVSKSRPDWLADFQLPNSFLYSTLAILVSSITFHLAFKAIKNNDRNKTTTYLVSTLILGLLFVFLQFKGFNEVVSMGYFFTGSESTITTSFLYVIVIVHIAHLTGGLLSLLYVIYNHFKQKYNSQQYLGIELCAWFWHFLDLLWIYLFLFFTFFK, encoded by the coding sequence ATGGAGGATTACACAGTTCAAGAACAATACGAAAGAAAAGGGAAGGCATTAAAAGTAATGATGCTTTTCGGAATAGGGAGTATTATGATGGTTTTTGCAGGATTAACTAGTGCGTATGTGGTGAGTAAATCGCGTCCAGACTGGTTAGCAGACTTTCAATTGCCTAATTCTTTTTTATATAGTACTTTGGCTATATTGGTAAGTAGTATTACTTTTCACCTAGCATTTAAAGCAATAAAGAACAACGATCGAAATAAAACGACTACTTATCTTGTTTCTACTTTGATATTAGGATTGTTATTCGTTTTTTTGCAGTTCAAAGGCTTTAATGAAGTAGTATCTATGGGATATTTCTTCACTGGTAGTGAAAGTACGATTACTACTTCATTTTTATATGTGATCGTAATAGTACATATTGCTCACTTGACAGGAGGGCTTTTATCACTATTGTATGTAATTTATAATCATTTTAAACAAAAGTATAATTCACAGCAATATCTTGGAATTGAATTGTGTGCATGGTTTTGGCACTTTTTAGATTTATTGTGGATTTATTTGTTTTTATTTTTTACATTCTTTAAATAA